From Toxorhynchites rutilus septentrionalis strain SRP chromosome 2, ASM2978413v1, whole genome shotgun sequence, a single genomic window includes:
- the LOC129764982 gene encoding AT-rich interactive domain-containing protein 4B isoform X1 yields MQQVDDPPYLTVGTEVSAKYKGAFCEAKVRKVVRNIKCKVAYKLGGLGSGVVSDDQIKGALRVGATVEVKHPERKEYVEATLTKIQDCSQYTVVFDDGDITTLRRSALCLKSGRHFNESETLDQLPLTHPEHFGNPVIGGRRGRRSRHLLPDDSSDEDDEPASNSRSNVSDKEEHIGKVVCVETTDNKKKNPKENWFPGLVVAPTAQDTVRIRVKDEYLVRSFKDGRYYTVPKKEATDFTRECTNKSEAAAVSAALDYMDNDILPPHWDREALFGMSGSCSDSEQELETDSSDDEPTEEKDHFVAQLYKFMDDRGTPLNKVPSIINRDVNLYRLFRAVQKLNGYNRVTSQNQWKQIALRLGFSPATASITNLVKQAYKKFLFSFEEFNRKLGCTMVPHPRTNRSKGRSLVRASSVQSPKTTEKEKPSTSKVVATAEASFGSAPEESGNTSESSTTETKPSQKRKISNVVAGGKVKALVDKFEEKEKDKVKEGSSKREELPVAVKKDKSLKLLSTPKGSDGDKRGRKKRDTDPADSKKDDKDSGKGCSSGASSSSNSVEMKNVGTNESKTGFPNFPIEVGDKLKVFYDEQKVTYEAKVIEIANQEGNPIYLVHYTGWNTRYDEWVRKERIAENLTNNKNKKCKSDKSGSSKNSTTPQGSNNTSLTSLNSSTPSSTTGSSSTANALASTPKLSKRIRGNSKGDITNSNSSTSTTSAPTGSPRSTTPSTSSHRNKSPASAPGGAHRRPITRGGHPAAPSSKRRTSNNTDISSLSIATDDNTSDTDSDEPIKKCPANTNSNSSSSTASSNSSSSSSSSSSSVSSSSTKVSTTAEAGSSSDAAVISDEFSNGASKGRDYDLNQIRSELKGFKELKSPASPASDSTTTATTDVAGAQLQTHECCEDTQQVSPDVANDVDSAMPDVDDDDNDNPSGIIDTNQNTPLKDELEDPIEEEHEKSSESETLSEEDSSQSSNKAFSSSPITAMVDSDTAPETPIPPPTVLTPTPTIVTTSTTASTSPNVSIASLSVKNTKIANNAPPKIVEKIEEKSGEKPNKTSLEEKPSSSSGTGFLNKPPLKTYGTAAAILANAENNAVKFAFSTIIRETEGEKLAPLPDVDSPTTATHVNEIQSTPVISKPSHLLPEDKSPPTVHPVQRNNPSTFAHVVSPGASTITTAGSSSTVPIQAPKNTKLINVQDEIVATVINKSAIAAATTATAVSAAVSSTIPGSGGGISIPTVSLATSGGTSTNTLAALRAEKKLTGDKKVEKVIPISKLGTALIPAEKKLSSSTLTPAQNKLLSKEALSIKSIFESSATRMDEKISDVYEFNDVDYDLDTTSTGTSSRKHVSEVPQAEVVSSLTPALLSDDKKAAKKAMARKTDTLGLAERKLKKISPIKEIDKLKLVRREKERDLEKEKLLLSELEGAAATFSSTMITPEKPSAHFSGFSSIAKSENTFDVLRKSPSFNIVSHRDEKPALLGEEQKPDPTKLAAVIKGIFTPITSPSATETSCGERDKSPSNMEEKVKEEPTLENCKKYFNDMNFEFDAPKVEKPPSIADKVLKALSQQQQQQQQQQQHAHGSAVKSEFPKYIIPTAHHKHHPSLIPIETVVSTAPVASVSLKLEASSFAAVIPTKSIPLHTEPPKIEMPSVILKKEIELIKSIPLASKEPPTFASTSTSSTTTHEILPPTTCTKSQDLTESIKKLETSDLVQAESSRFTHHDEDSTDSNDSEHRLVIEDAEALEPINPSSQQTDFEKLIKIEVDEKPLMTQTEIHSAASAAAVAAVASKEKLVYKTEAEELKEDPIYGLVHGDTKKGKQPSILETIIQSELSTAASRGIGSHGYLKLKDQHDSFAQNELERLRREEQLQQQQQQPAPPPPPSASPIVAIVECSDKKQQQQQQPQQSSSSESLSMLLCEETIPGSPAPVCGVSSSSAQKESTKVYVETGSSFLQPQNIASDLKPVPMDLEPSMDTLTLSGGNPGSSAGQVGKKLTDAIDTPNSSPRDSVSQDENQEPEASPSKKRRQRKTSEEPSNKRRKTTAPSTSCYGSRGSHRMTGNNAATDSEDNSDSTAFQRGTSVGAQSSGAGGGSSTASPSVGGRSGRPCQYNFLVNLDPALNSAQRVAILKKKIQELRKTYNAIKAELASIDRRRKKLRRRERENKKQAKLATGGGNC; encoded by the exons ATGCAA CAAGTAGACGATCCCCCTTATTTGACTGTTGGCACGGAGGTTAGCGCCAAATACAAGGGGGCCTTTTGCGAGGCTAAGGTCCGCAAAGTGGTACGTAACATCAAGTGCAAGGTCGCGTACAAGCTGGGTGGTCTCGGATCCGGCGTTGTTTCCGACGATCAGATCAAGGGTGCACTTCGCGTTGGGGCCACCGTAGAGGTGAAACATCCCGAGCGGAAGGAATACGTGGAAGCAACTCTGACCAAGATTCAGGACTGCTCCCAGTATACGGTGGTGTTCGATGACGGTGACATTACGACGCTGCGTCGATCTGCGCTTTGCTTGAAGAGCGGAAGACATTTCAACGAGAGTGAAACTTTAGATCAGCTCCCTCTGACGCACCCGGAACATTTTGGGAATCCTGTGATTGGTGGAAGGAGGGGtagaag GTCCCGCCATCTTCTACCAGACGATAGTTCGGACGAGGATGATGAACCGGCGTCCAATTCTCGCTCAAACGTTAGCGACAAGGAGGAACACATCGGGAAGGTCGTTTGCGTGGAAACCACGGATAACAAGAAGAAGAATCCTAAAGAAAATTGGTTCCCGGGATTGGTCGTTGCGCCTACCGCCCAGGATACGGTACGGATACGCGTCAAGGATGAATATTTGGTGCGGTCCTTCAAAGACGGAAGATACTACACCGTGCCCAAAAAAGAAGCGACAGATTTCACACGCGAGTGCACAAACAAATCGGAGGCGGCTGCCGTTTCAGCTGCTCTCGATTACATGGACAATGATATATTACCACCCCACTGGGATCGTGAAGCGTTGTTTGGAATGTCGGGCAGCTGTAGCGATTCAGAGCAGGAACTAGAAACTGACAGCTCGGATGATGAACCAACCGAAGAAAAGGATCATTTTGTGGCTCAATTGTACAAATTTATGGATGATCGTGGAACACCACTAAATAAAGTTCCCTCAATCATCAATCGTGACGTTAATTTGTATCGCTTATTTCGTGCGGTGCAAAAACTGAATGGCTACAATCGAGTTACAAGTCAGAATCAGTGGAAACAAATAGCCCTTCGGCTTGGATTTTCCCCAGCAACGGCAAGCATCACGAACCTGGTGAAGCAGGCATACAAAAAATTCCTATTTTCGTTCGAGGAGTTCAACCGTAAGCTGGGATGCACTATGGTTCCACATCCGCGAACGAATCGCTCCAAAGGGCGCAGCCTGGTGCGGGCGAGTTCGGTGCAGTCGCCGAAGACCACGGAGAAGGAAAAGCCTTCCACTTCGAAGGTGGTGGCAACTGCAGAAGCCTCATTCGGATCAGCTCCGGAGGAATCTGGAAATACCAGTGAATCCAGCACAACCGAAACCAAACCTAGCCAGAAACGAAAAATATCCAACGTGGTTGCTGGTGGTAAAGTAAAAGCATTGGTTGATAAgtttgaagaaaaagaaaaagataaGGTCAAAGAAGGAAGCAGCAAGAGAGAGGAATTACCGGTTGCGGTTAAGAAAGATAAGTCCCTGAAGTTGCTATCTACCCCAAAAGGAAGTGATGGTGACAAACGTGGCCGAAAGAAAAGGGATACAGATCCAGCTGATTCGAAGAAAGATGATAAAGATAGTGGCAAGGGGTGCTCTAGTGGTGCCTCTTCTTCGTCCAATTCTGTCGAAATGAAAAACGTTGGGACGAATGAAAGCAAAACTGGTTTTCCGAACTTCCCGATTGAAGTCGGTGACAAGTTGAAGGTGTTTTATGACGAACAAAAAGTGACTTACGAGGCGAAAGTGATTGAAATTGCCAACCAGGAGGGGAATCCTATTTATCTCGTACATTACACTGGTTGGAACACGAG ATATGACGAATGGGTGCGAAAGGAACGCATAGCAGAGAATCTTACCAACAACAAGAATAAAAAGTgtaaatcagataagagtggcagcagcaagaatAGCACCACTCCCCAGGGAAGTAACAATACATCGTTAACATCGCTGAATAGTTCTACACCATCGAGTACAACCGGATCTTCATCCACGGCAAATGCGCTTGCTTCAACGCCGAAATTATCCAAACGCATTCGGGGAAATTCGAAAGGTGACATCACTAATAGTAACTCTTCCACAAGTACAACATCCGCTCCGACTGGTTCTCCGAGATCAACTACCCCGAGCACTTCCTCGCATCGTAACAAATCACCAGCGTCGGCTCCCGGGGGCGCCCATCGGCGTCCCATAACACGCGGTGGCCATCCAGCGGCTCCGTCGTCAAAACGTCGAACCTCCAACAATACGGACATTTCCTCGCTTTCGATAGCTACCGACGACAATACCAGCGATACCGATTCGGATGAACCGATCAAAAAATGCCCAGCCAACACCAACAGCAACAGCTCGTCTTCGACCGCATCGTCCAACTCGTCctcgtcatcatcgtcctccAGCAGCAGCGTTAGCTCGAGCAGCACGAAAGTAAGTACAACGGCCGAGGCGGGCTCGTCTTCGGACGCGGCGGTCATTTCGGACGAGTTTAGCAACGGAGCTTCCAAGGGTCGCGATTACGATCTAAACCAA ATTCGTTCCGAACTCAAGGGATTCAAGGAACTCAAATCGCCTGCCTCTCCAGCATCGGACAGCACTACAACTGCGACTACCGATGTTGCTGGTGCCCAGCTCCAAACCCACGAGTGTTGCGAGGATACTCAACAAGTGTCCCCGGATGTGGCGAACGACGTCGATAGTGCAATGCCAGATGTTGACGATGACGATAACGATAACCCCTCGGGTATCATTGATACCAACCAAAACACCCCACTGAAGGACGAACTTGAGGATCCCATCGAAGAAGAACATGAAAAATCTTCCGAATCAGAAACGCTCAGCGAAGAAGATTCTTCCCAGTCGTCTAACAAAGCTTTCTCAAGCTCACCCATCACGGCAATGGTTGACTCAGACACGGCCCCGGAAACGCCGATACCACCTCCAACGGTTTTAACACCGACACCAACCATTGTCACTACGAGCACAACAGCCTCGACAAGCCCCAATGTATCGATCGCTAGCTTGAGCGTCAAAAACACCAAAATCGCCAACAACGCTCCTCCTAAAATTGTGGAAAAAATTGAGGAGAAATCTGGGGAGAAACCAAACAAAACTTCCCTCGAAGAAAAACCTTCCAGTTCCTCGGGAACCGGTTTCCTTAACAAACCCCCGCTTAAAACGTACGGCACAGCAGCGGCAATCCTGGCTAATGCCGAGAATAACGCGGTAAAATTTGCATTTAGCACCATCATCAGAGAAACCGAAGGAGAGAAACTTGCTCCACTGCCGGATGTTGACTCACCGACAACTGCGACCCACGTTAATGAAATCCAATCCACTCCTGTTATATCGAAACCATCGCATTTGCTGCCAGAGGATAAATCACCTCCGACGGTACATCCCGTTCAACGTAACAATCCATCGACATTTGCTCATGTTGTTTCGCCAGGTGCTTCGACAATCACAACGGCTGGCAGCAGTAGTACTGTTCCAATCCAGGCACCGAAAAATACTAAGCTTATCAACGTCCAAGATGAAATAGTTGCCACTGTAATAAATAAATCGGCCATAGCGGCGGCCACAACGGCGACAGCGGTTTCCGCCGCAGTTTCCTCCACCATTCCCGGTAGCGGCGGGGGAATATCGATACCAACTGTTTCGCTCGCAACTTCTGGAGGAACATCCACCAATACATTAGCGGCTCTTCGAGCCGAAAAGAAGCTGACTGGAGATAAGAAAGTGGAAAAGGTTATTCCCATTAGCAAGCTGGGAACCGCGCTGATTCCTGCCGAGAAGAAACTTTCGTCATCAACTCTGACGCCCGCTCAGAATAAACTGCTAAGCAAGGAAGCTCTTTCCATCAAGTCTATTTTTGAATCCAGTGCAACACGAATGGATGAAAAAATCTCAGACGTTTACGAATTCAATGATGTTGATTATGATCTCGATACAACCAGTACTGGAACTAGTTCAAGGAAACACGTTTCCGAGGTTCCCCAAGCTGAAGTTGTCAGCTCATTGACCCCGGCACTGTTGTCTGACGACAAAAAGGCAGCGAAAAAAGCAATGGCAAGGAAGACGGACACATTGGGACTAGCCGAAAGGAAGCTGAAGAAAATTTCACCCATTAAAGAGATCGATAAGCTGAAGCTAGTAAGAAGGGAGAAAGAACGGGATCTGGAAAAGGAAAAATTGCTACTCAGCGAGCTGGAAGGAGCGGCTGCCACATTCAGCAGCACAATGATAACACCCGAGAAGCCATCCGCACACTTCTCTGGGTTTTCATCCATTGCAAAATCGGAGAACACATTTGATGTTCTCCGGAAGTCTCCCAGCTTCAACATTGTCTCGCATCGAGACGAAAAGCCTGCACTGCTCGGCGAGGAACAAAAGCCCGACCCAACAAAATTGGCCGCAGTAATAAAGGGTATCTTTACACCTATTACTTCCCCATCTGCCACGGAGACATCTTGTGGTGAAAGGGATAAGAGTCCTTCCAACATGGAGGAGAAAGTTAAAGAAGAACCTACTTTGGAgaattgtaaaaaatatttcaatgataTGAACTTTGAGTTCGATGCTCCAAAAGTTGAGAAGCCGCCCTCGATCGCGGACAAAGTATTGAAGGCACTcagtcaacagcagcagcagcagcagcaacagcaacaacatgcACATGGAAGCGCGGTTAAATCAGAATTTCCCAAATACATTATCCCGACAGCGCATCACAAGCATCATCCCTCGTTGATACCGATTGAAACCGTTGTTTCAACGGCTCCTGTGGCTTCTGTTTCACTCAAACTAGAAGCCAGCAGTTTCGCGGCGGTTATTCCAACCAAATCTATTCCACTACACACGGAACCTCCCAAAATAGAAATGCCAAGTGTAATTCTCAAAAAGGAAATTGAGCTGATAAAATCGATTCCACTGGCTAGCAAGGAACCACCAACGTTCGCCAGCACCAGCACCAGCAGCACTACCACTCATGAAATACTTCCGCCCACCACCTGTACCAAAAGTCAAGATCTAACCGAGTCCATCAAAAAGCTGGAAACCTCCGATCTGGTTCAAGCGGAATCCTCCCGATTTACACACCACGATGAGGATAGCACCGATAGCAACGATTCCGAACACCGTCTCGTTATAGAGGATGCGGAAGCACTCGAGCCCATCAATCCAAGCAGCCAACAAACGGACTTTGAGAAATTGATCAAAATCGAGGTTGATGAAAAGCCATTGATGACCCAAACGGAGATTCACTCGGCTGCTTCTGCGGCTGCGGTAGCCGCAGTCGCTAGCAAGGAAAAACTTGTCTACAAAACGGAAGCAGAAGAACTGAAAGAGGATCCCATCTACGGGCTGGTCCATGGCGATACCAAGAAAGGTAAACAGCCAAGCATTCTTGAAACAATCATCCAGAGTGAACTTAGCACAGCCGCTAGTCGGGGCATAGGCTCGCACGGTTACTTGAAGTTGAAAGACCAGCATGACTCTTTCGCACAGAACGAATTGGAGAGACTCCGCCGAGAGGAACAGctccaacagcagcaacagcaaccagcaccaccaccaccaccgagTGCATCGCCAATAGTAGCGATTGTTGAATGTTCCgataaaaaacaacaacaacaacagcaaccccAGCAAAGCAGTAGCAGTGAATCGCTCTCGATGCTTCTGTGCGAGGAGACCATTCCCGGCTCACCGGCACCTGTTTGTGGTGTTTCCTCGTCCAGCGCACAGAAGGAATCCACCAAAGTATACGTGGAAACGGGCAGTTCTTTCCTGCAACCGCAGAACATTGCATCGGATTTGAAGCCGGTGCCGATGGATTTGGAACCCAGCATGGACACTCTCACCCTGTCGGGGGGTAATCCGGGAAGCTCGGCCGGCCAGGTTGGCAAGAAACTGACGGATGCTATCGATACACCCAATAGTTCACCCCGGGATTCTGTCAGTCAGGATGAAA ACCAAGAGCCGGAAGCTTCTCCGTCGAAAAAGCGAAGGCAAAGGAAGACAAGCGAGGAACCCTCGAACAAGCGAAGGAAAACTACTGCGCCATCAACCAGTTGCTACGGGTCGCGAGGAAGTCATCGAATGACTGGAAACAATG